The following proteins are encoded in a genomic region of Clostridium kluyveri:
- a CDS encoding ABC transporter ATP-binding protein: protein MSEKRKIEKTSRGPGGMIQGGEKANNFKDTMKNLIRYMNEYKVSVVVVVIFAAVSASFSIIGPKMLGNATTKLFEGIMNKLSGSGTGVDFNYIGKIIVILGALYLISSLFAYMQGWIMSGVSMKVSYKMRKEISQKINKLPLKYFDGTNQGEVLSRVTNDVDTLSQTLNQSLTQIITSVTTVIGIFIMMLSISVLMTMVALCIIPLSMIIMMFIIKYSQKYFKEQQDYLGHVNGHVEEMYGGHIVMKAFNGEKDSIEKFDKLNNTLYKSAWKSQFLTSIVMPVMNFVSNLGYVGVCVLGGWLAIKKTIEVGDIQAFIQYVRSFTQPITQIANISNILQQTAASAERVFEFLEEEEEVPEVQNPVKIENAVGSVEFKNVQFAYNSDKIVINDFSARINPGQKVAIVGPTGAGKTTVVKLLMRFYDVNKGVILVDGYDIRNYTKGDLRSMFGMVLQDTWLYNGSIMENIRYGKLQAEDEEVKAAAKAAYVDGFVRTLPGGYDMILNEEASNISQGQKQLLTIARAILSNPKVLILDEATSSVDTRTEVRIKKAMNNLMKNRTSFIIAHRLSTIRDADLILVMDNGDIVEQGNHHELLKKGGAYSKLYNSQFNYSLQNE from the coding sequence ATGAGTGAGAAGAGAAAAATAGAAAAGACCTCAAGAGGACCTGGAGGAATGATCCAGGGAGGGGAGAAAGCAAATAATTTTAAAGATACAATGAAAAATCTCATAAGGTATATGAATGAATATAAAGTTTCTGTGGTTGTTGTGGTTATATTTGCAGCAGTTAGTGCATCTTTTTCTATAATAGGTCCTAAGATGCTGGGCAATGCTACAACAAAGTTATTTGAAGGGATTATGAATAAGCTTTCAGGTAGTGGAACAGGAGTGGATTTTAATTATATAGGGAAAATAATAGTTATACTTGGGGCATTATATTTAATAAGTTCACTATTTGCTTATATGCAGGGATGGATAATGTCTGGAGTTTCTATGAAGGTAAGTTATAAAATGAGAAAGGAAATTTCTCAAAAAATAAATAAATTACCCCTTAAATATTTTGATGGTACAAATCAAGGTGAAGTATTATCTCGTGTCACCAATGATGTTGATACCTTAAGCCAAACACTTAACCAGAGTCTTACACAGATTATCACATCCGTTACCACTGTAATTGGTATATTTATTATGATGCTTAGTATAAGTGTTCTCATGACTATGGTAGCCCTTTGTATAATTCCACTGTCTATGATAATTATGATGTTTATAATAAAGTATTCTCAAAAATACTTTAAGGAGCAGCAGGATTATCTGGGACATGTAAATGGTCATGTAGAGGAAATGTATGGCGGACATATAGTTATGAAAGCTTTTAATGGAGAAAAAGACAGTATTGAAAAATTTGATAAGCTTAATAATACTCTTTATAAATCTGCCTGGAAATCTCAATTTTTAACTAGCATAGTAATGCCTGTAATGAATTTTGTGAGCAATCTGGGGTATGTAGGCGTATGTGTTTTAGGAGGATGGCTTGCAATAAAGAAGACCATTGAGGTAGGTGATATTCAGGCTTTTATACAGTATGTAAGATCATTTACCCAGCCTATTACTCAGATTGCCAATATATCCAATATACTTCAACAGACAGCTGCTTCAGCAGAGCGTGTATTTGAATTTTTGGAAGAGGAAGAAGAAGTTCCTGAAGTTCAAAATCCTGTGAAAATTGAAAATGCTGTAGGCAGCGTTGAATTTAAGAATGTTCAATTTGCATATAATTCCGATAAAATCGTGATTAATGATTTTTCCGCTAGAATAAATCCAGGACAAAAAGTAGCAATTGTAGGGCCTACAGGGGCTGGAAAAACTACCGTAGTAAAACTTTTGATGCGCTTTTATGATGTAAATAAGGGTGTTATTCTGGTGGATGGATATGATATAAGAAATTATACTAAAGGGGATCTTAGATCTATGTTTGGCATGGTTCTTCAGGATACCTGGCTTTACAATGGAAGCATAATGGAAAATATAAGATATGGAAAACTTCAAGCTGAGGATGAAGAAGTAAAAGCTGCAGCAAAGGCAGCATATGTGGATGGATTTGTACGTACTCTTCCAGGTGGATATGATATGATTCTTAATGAAGAAGCTTCAAATATATCTCAGGGACAAAAACAACTTTTAACTATCGCAAGGGCAATACTTTCAAATCCTAAGGTTCTTATTTTAGATGAAGCAACCAGTTCTGTAGATACACGTACAGAAGTAAGAATAAAGAAAGCCATGAACAATCTTATGAAAAATCGAACCAGCTTTATTATTGCACATAGATTGTCTACAATTCGTGATGCTGATTTGATCCTGGTAATGGATAATGGAGACATTGTGGAGCAGGGAAATCACCATGAACTTCTTAAAAAGGGAGGAGCGTATTCAAAACTTTATAATAGTCAATTTAACTATTCTTTACAAAATGAATAG
- a CDS encoding FAD-binding oxidoreductase, translating to MKEEIVENLRKITGEDWVINDLSQMKSYLYDETESLIRIKPSEDCIVVKPGSPEEISKILKYANETLTPVVPRGGGTGVCGAAVPIKPSIILSLERLNKIIELDEKNLMITVESGATLADLLQSLGKQDKLFFPIHPGDEGAQIGGMVMENAGGTKAVKHGIMRNHVKALEVVLPTGEIVNFGGKLLKNNMGYDLLHMMIGSEGTLGIVTKATLRLYAKNNYTGTLLISFDTRREACDAVPKILQEGITPLAVEYMDRFISEKAAEHLGTIWPATEGSVDLMFMLDGATEDELYSTSEKIVEICEKHNAVDSIIAETAKEQKNLLDIRSNAYTPFKEHVADGLDMAVPPSSVPDFFDDITTLAEKYNTIIPAVGHIADGNIHNFIMSENGKLPSYYEEFKQEMYKIALKYGGTITAEHGTGKSRKKYMPLQFTQREIDIMSGIKMAFDPNKILNPGTVVD from the coding sequence TTGAAAGAAGAAATCGTTGAAAATTTGAGAAAAATTACAGGAGAAGATTGGGTCATCAATGATTTATCCCAAATGAAAAGTTATCTATATGACGAGACTGAATCTTTAATTCGTATTAAACCCTCAGAGGATTGTATAGTAGTTAAGCCTGGTTCACCAGAGGAAATATCCAAAATATTAAAATATGCCAATGAAACATTAACACCTGTGGTTCCAAGAGGAGGCGGCACCGGTGTATGTGGTGCCGCAGTACCTATAAAACCCAGTATAATTCTTTCTCTTGAAAGATTGAATAAAATCATTGAACTGGATGAAAAAAATTTGATGATTACTGTGGAGTCAGGAGCTACTTTAGCAGATTTACTCCAATCATTAGGTAAACAGGATAAATTATTTTTTCCTATACATCCTGGAGATGAAGGTGCACAAATTGGCGGCATGGTTATGGAAAATGCGGGAGGTACAAAAGCTGTAAAGCATGGAATCATGAGAAATCATGTAAAAGCATTGGAAGTAGTCCTCCCTACGGGAGAGATAGTTAATTTTGGTGGAAAACTCTTAAAAAACAATATGGGTTATGACTTGCTCCATATGATGATAGGAAGCGAGGGAACTCTTGGTATAGTTACAAAAGCTACTTTAAGACTTTATGCAAAAAATAATTATACGGGTACACTTTTAATTTCCTTTGATACAAGGCGGGAAGCTTGTGATGCAGTACCAAAAATACTCCAGGAAGGGATTACCCCTTTAGCTGTTGAATACATGGATAGATTTATCTCAGAAAAAGCTGCAGAACACCTTGGAACTATCTGGCCTGCCACTGAAGGCTCTGTAGACTTGATGTTCATGCTGGATGGAGCTACAGAGGACGAATTATACTCAACCAGTGAAAAAATTGTAGAGATATGCGAAAAACATAATGCAGTGGATAGTATTATAGCAGAAACCGCAAAAGAGCAAAAAAATCTTTTGGACATACGCAGCAACGCCTACACTCCTTTTAAGGAACATGTAGCAGACGGTCTTGATATGGCAGTTCCTCCGTCCTCAGTACCTGACTTTTTTGATGATATAACAACCCTTGCTGAAAAATACAATACTATAATTCCAGCTGTGGGCCACATAGCAGATGGAAATATTCACAATTTCATTATGAGCGAAAATGGCAAATTACCTTCTTATTATGAAGAATTCAAACAGGAAATGTATAAAATTGCATTAAAATACGGTGGTACAATAACTGCAGAACATGGTACTGGAAAATCACGAAAAAAATATATGCCTCTTCAGTTTACCCAAAGGGAAATTGACATTATGAGTGGAATTAAAATGGCTTTTGACCCAAATAAAATTCTTAACCCCGGTACTGTGGTAGACTAA